The following is a genomic window from Clostridium sp..
GCCGGATAGACAGTTTCAAAAAGAAGCTTACGTACTTACTATATAATTTTCGCAAAAATTTCATGTATATTTCCATCTGGATCAGCAAATAGTGCTGTTCTTTGATTCCAAGGCATATCTTGTGGTTCATGAACAGAAATTGCTCCTTTGGAGATTAACTTCTTAAATGATTCATCAACATCATTAGGATTTTCACATGGAAAAGCAAGTTCAAAGCCCTGCCCAGATGACTCTTCCCTATATTCGCTACTATACACATACATAACATCTCTCATACACATAGCAAATCTTACTCCATCGTT
Proteins encoded in this region:
- a CDS encoding VOC family protein, which gives rise to MKAQINLITIWTNDIDKMKKFYNQVLEFRIENDLGNYVEFENDGVRFAMCMRDVMYVYSSEYREESSGQGFELAFPCENPNDVDESFKKLISKGAISVHEPQDMPWNQRTALFADPDGNIHEIFAKII